One Oscillospiraceae bacterium genomic region harbors:
- a CDS encoding ABC transporter ATP-binding protein, with amino-acid sequence MNKFKFLKKVWSIAKQHRWYFFLSYIILLIELAFNQILPLLLGNLVDAAVYKTNIRLFMTSAGIYATVFLGSVLCGFLQLQFWQKLNNKYVYGLRVRCYEKILRLKARTLTDIKTGDMLQTINGDTMEFHHIIQRYAMRVVNAGIGTVVSLAIVAYLKWEIALIIAILIPTSILLTERIKNKTNEIFNEIREKQGQYNSWLMEILKGIREIKLFAAEDNTQHKFTDKNNDLIKSSVKSIKIGFASDKTIGLIYFVAQLIFYIVSALFVVNGSINVAEYITIAAYYTLVSSNFQRILRDNMAFQARQVAIERVFMLLDKEYEDNAGLSSLTVSQGKIEIEDLSFAYQEDVDVLKNLTYTITPGKRIGIVGASGVGKSTFAHMMIRFFTPTKGKIMIDGQDLNACTYSSVRENIGLVGQETVIFDATVKDNICFGADVPDEAIWGVLKKAYLKNEIEKLPEGLHTMLGKDGQSLSGGQNQRLAIARILFKNPKIVILDEATSALDEAAEQIVQNALDELTAGRTSIVISHRLNNILHADEIIVLKDGEVAATGKYEDLIRTDTTFSELFAAQAKKLEAIG; translated from the coding sequence ATGAATAAGTTTAAATTCTTGAAAAAGGTTTGGAGTATTGCCAAACAGCATAGATGGTATTTTTTCTTAAGTTATATCATCCTGCTCATAGAACTTGCCTTTAATCAGATCCTTCCACTGTTATTAGGTAACCTTGTTGATGCTGCTGTATACAAGACAAATATAAGGCTTTTTATGACATCGGCTGGTATTTACGCAACAGTATTTCTAGGTAGTGTTCTATGCGGCTTTTTACAACTGCAATTTTGGCAAAAACTTAATAATAAATATGTTTACGGACTACGTGTTCGATGCTACGAAAAAATACTGCGCTTAAAAGCACGAACGCTCACCGATATCAAAACTGGCGATATGCTTCAAACGATTAACGGCGACACCATGGAATTTCATCATATCATTCAGCGTTACGCTATGCGTGTCGTCAACGCCGGAATCGGCACGGTTGTTTCATTAGCTATCGTTGCTTATTTAAAATGGGAAATTGCCTTGATTATCGCTATTTTAATACCGACATCCATTCTGCTCACCGAAAGAATTAAGAACAAGACGAATGAAATCTTCAATGAAATCCGCGAGAAGCAGGGGCAGTATAACTCATGGCTGATGGAAATTCTCAAGGGAATCCGCGAAATCAAGCTGTTTGCTGCCGAGGATAACACGCAGCATAAATTCACAGATAAAAATAATGACCTGATTAAGTCGAGCGTGAAATCAATAAAAATCGGTTTTGCTTCTGATAAAACTATTGGCTTGATTTACTTTGTGGCGCAGCTTATCTTTTATATCGTGTCAGCTTTGTTTGTGGTAAATGGTTCAATAAATGTTGCTGAATATATAACTATCGCTGCCTATTACACACTTGTTTCAAGCAATTTTCAACGAATACTGCGTGATAATATGGCGTTTCAGGCACGACAGGTTGCGATTGAGCGCGTTTTCATGTTACTTGATAAGGAGTACGAGGATAACGCAGGCTTGTCATCTCTGACGGTATCTCAAGGCAAAATTGAAATTGAGGATTTATCTTTTGCCTATCAAGAAGATGTGGACGTTCTCAAAAACCTCACATATACAATTACGCCCGGAAAACGAATCGGCATTGTGGGAGCATCGGGTGTCGGCAAAAGTACTTTCGCGCATATGATGATTCGTTTTTTCACTCCGACGAAAGGTAAAATTATGATTGACGGTCAAGACCTAAATGCTTGTACTTATTCCTCCGTACGCGAGAATATCGGGCTTGTGGGGCAAGAAACCGTAATATTTGATGCCACAGTCAAGGATAATATATGTTTTGGCGCAGATGTTCCCGATGAAGCGATTTGGGGAGTACTTAAAAAGGCATATTTGAAAAACGAAATAGAGAAGTTGCCTGAAGGTTTACATACTATGCTTGGTAAGGATGGACAAAGTCTTTCCGGTGGACAAAATCAGAGGCTAGCTATAGCACGAATACTTTTTAAAAATCCAAAAATTGTGATACTCGATGAAGCGACCAGCGCACTTGATGAGGCTGCGGAACAAATCGTGCAAAATGCATTGGATGAGTTGACCGCGGGTCGGACAAGTATTGTCATCTCACATAGGCTTAACAACATTTTACACGCTGATGAGATAATCGTATTAAAAGATGGTGAAGTGGCGGCAACCGGCAAGTACGAAGATTTAATCCGCACAGATACAACATTTAGCGAGCTGTTTGCTGCACAGGCGAAAAAATTGGAGGCGATTGGCTAA